One Deinococcus grandis DNA window includes the following coding sequences:
- a CDS encoding ABC transporter substrate-binding protein — MKRAAFLLLGLLATSASAQRTVNIGLGYNPDVQFTPFYVADKLGYFRAEGLSVKYQHGYVSQLLPLLLQGKLDFVVGDPEDAIFARNQGADVRYVMTMYQKNPVTVFSLSPLNGPESLKGKSVGIPGPFGSSYHAIQAVLDSANLTEGRDVRLNSIGFTQVDAVRAGRVDAAVGYANNDVLQLARTSGKKVYTLDVEGAYPMVGVGLIGTGKSLTGDLAKKVVRASQRGVKFTVADPARAFKLAQPVFGASGSLDVLRASVPLMTGPYTQANGLGAMNPSAWTKAVAALVKQGKLPAGSKATDYYSNAYISKTLK, encoded by the coding sequence ATGAAGCGTGCCGCTTTCCTCCTGCTGGGCCTGCTGGCCACCTCCGCGTCCGCGCAGCGCACCGTGAACATCGGGCTGGGGTACAACCCGGACGTGCAGTTCACGCCGTTCTACGTGGCGGACAAACTCGGGTACTTCCGCGCCGAGGGTCTGAGCGTGAAGTACCAGCACGGGTACGTGTCGCAGCTGCTGCCGCTGCTGCTGCAGGGCAAGCTGGACTTCGTGGTGGGCGACCCGGAGGACGCGATCTTCGCGCGGAACCAGGGCGCGGACGTGCGCTACGTCATGACGATGTACCAGAAGAACCCGGTGACGGTCTTCAGCCTCTCGCCCCTGAACGGCCCCGAGAGCCTGAAAGGGAAATCGGTGGGCATCCCGGGGCCGTTCGGCAGTTCGTACCACGCGATTCAGGCGGTGCTGGACAGCGCGAACCTCACCGAGGGCCGCGACGTGCGCCTGAACTCCATCGGGTTCACGCAGGTGGACGCCGTGCGCGCCGGGCGGGTGGACGCCGCCGTGGGCTACGCGAACAACGACGTGCTGCAACTGGCCCGCACGAGTGGCAAGAAGGTGTACACGCTGGACGTCGAAGGCGCGTACCCGATGGTCGGAGTGGGCCTGATCGGCACCGGTAAGAGCCTGACGGGGGACCTGGCGAAGAAGGTCGTGCGGGCCAGCCAGCGCGGCGTGAAGTTCACGGTGGCCGACCCGGCCCGCGCGTTCAAGCTGGCGCAGCCCGTGTTCGGCGCGAGCGGCAGCCTGGACGTCCTGCGAGCCAGCGTGCCCCTGATGACCGGCCCGTACACGCAGGCGAACGGCCTGGGCGCCATGAACCCCAGCGCGTGGACGAAAGCGGTCGCCGCGCTCGTCAAACAGGGCAAACTCCCGGCTGGCTCGAAAGCGACCGACTACTATTCGAACGCCTACATCAGTAAGACGCTGAAATAA
- a CDS encoding PIG-L deacetylase family protein translates to MKLLLIVPHPDDEVYGASGTLMGHLEAGEACGLVTLTRGEAGRTLGLCDSPEELARMREVELAACLDVIGLTGAEARAAGSVFEHHRFPDKYLKDQPLSALTEVAREAMVRLRPEVVLTFPPNGSNGHPDHVTTHRAVKAAWDALPDGERPRLWYYASDVPPENEALRAEWLPPNVRHDVTRFVVRKLQAIACHRTQALSTVDFIRKFPDRVTEETFHEVR, encoded by the coding sequence GTGAAACTGCTGCTGATCGTGCCGCACCCGGACGACGAGGTGTACGGCGCGTCGGGAACGCTGATGGGCCACCTGGAGGCCGGGGAGGCCTGCGGGCTGGTCACACTGACGCGCGGCGAGGCGGGGCGCACGCTGGGCCTGTGCGACTCGCCGGAGGAACTGGCGCGGATGCGTGAGGTTGAGCTCGCGGCGTGCCTGGACGTGATCGGCCTGACGGGCGCGGAGGCGCGGGCGGCTGGGAGTGTGTTCGAGCACCACCGTTTCCCGGACAAGTACCTCAAGGATCAGCCGCTCTCGGCGCTGACCGAGGTGGCGCGCGAGGCGATGGTGCGCCTGCGGCCCGAGGTGGTCCTGACGTTCCCGCCGAACGGCAGCAACGGGCACCCGGATCACGTGACCACGCACCGGGCCGTGAAGGCCGCGTGGGACGCCCTGCCGGACGGCGAGCGGCCCCGCCTGTGGTACTACGCGTCGGACGTGCCGCCGGAGAACGAGGCGCTGCGCGCGGAGTGGCTGCCGCCGAACGTGCGCCATGACGTGACGCGTTTCGTCGTGCGCAAGTTGCAGGCCATCGCGTGCCACCGCACGCAGGCACTGAGTACCGTGGACTTCATCCGCAAGTTCCCGGACCGCGTGACCGAGGAGACCTTCCACGAGGTGAGGTGA
- a CDS encoding M20 family metallopeptidase, giving the protein MTTTTPGGALQALMADLKVLTDLESPSTDPAAIQRVMDVVEGWARDLGAETHALGGGTRVFRFGVQPGAADRPVLILTHADTVWPHGTLEDMPWRVDGDRLHGPGTYDMKAGIVGLFHALRALNGQWPRGGVTVLLSPDEEIGSPSSREHIERAAHDARVALVVEPPVADTHALKTGRKGTGSYTLTFTGVASHAGNKPEEGASAVTAAAQATLDLQALARPDQGTTVSVGLIRGGSAVNVIPAHATLEIDLRVSTLAEAGRVDAAVRAWAPRDPRVTVQVGGGLNRPPFEQSAGTLALFEQARAVARELGFDLTHAVVGGGSDGNFTAPIIPTLDGLGAPGDGAHAQHEHVRLDRWPDHVRLLTELLRRV; this is encoded by the coding sequence ATGACCACCACCACACCGGGCGGGGCGCTGCAGGCCCTGATGGCCGACCTGAAAGTCCTCACCGACCTCGAGTCCCCCTCGACCGATCCGGCCGCCATCCAGCGCGTCATGGACGTCGTCGAGGGCTGGGCGCGCGACCTGGGCGCCGAAACGCACGCGCTGGGCGGCGGCACCCGCGTGTTCCGCTTCGGCGTGCAGCCCGGCGCGGCCGACCGGCCCGTGCTGATCCTCACGCACGCCGACACCGTCTGGCCGCACGGCACGCTGGAGGACATGCCCTGGCGCGTGGACGGCGACCGCCTGCACGGCCCCGGCACGTACGACATGAAAGCCGGAATCGTGGGCCTGTTCCACGCCCTGCGCGCCCTGAACGGCCAGTGGCCCCGCGGCGGCGTGACCGTCCTGCTGTCCCCCGACGAGGAGATCGGTAGTCCCAGCAGCCGCGAGCACATCGAACGCGCCGCGCACGACGCCCGCGTGGCGCTGGTCGTCGAACCGCCCGTCGCGGACACCCACGCCCTGAAGACCGGCCGCAAGGGCACCGGCAGCTACACGCTGACCTTCACCGGCGTCGCCAGCCACGCCGGAAACAAACCCGAGGAAGGCGCGAGTGCCGTCACGGCCGCCGCGCAGGCCACCCTGGACCTCCAGGCCCTCGCCCGCCCGGACCAGGGCACCACGGTCAGCGTCGGCCTGATCCGCGGCGGCAGCGCCGTGAACGTCATCCCCGCGCACGCCACGCTGGAGATCGACCTGCGCGTCAGCACCCTCGCGGAGGCCGGGCGGGTGGACGCCGCCGTGCGCGCCTGGGCGCCCCGCGACCCCCGCGTGACCGTGCAGGTCGGCGGCGGCCTGAACCGTCCCCCCTTCGAGCAGAGCGCAGGCACCCTGGCGCTGTTCGAGCAGGCGCGTGCGGTCGCCCGGGAGCTGGGCTTCGACCTCACGCACGCCGTCGTCGGCGGCGGCAGCGACGGGAACTTCACCGCCCCGATCATCCCCACCCTGGACGGCCTGGGCGCCCCCGGCGACGGCGCGCACGCCCAGCACGAACACGTCCGCCTGGACCGCTGGCCCGACCACGTGCGCCTGCTGACCGAACTGCTCCGCCGCGTGTGA
- a CDS encoding putative bifunctional diguanylate cyclase/phosphodiesterase, with the protein MGEGSAAQRDLIAVWRRMLLLGLPAVQASVVLAALLGRGDTWDRLVDPALYLVLSGVLVAAWLAVLRGREVRAVTLLLTAGGGAVLGVKLLLLALLPVPRPLLPELLETLVWLPVLITWMLLSDLSRSVRRALNLTVLSVAALSALLLLRPVTQGAALDMDALRALLQINLAAAVCLYGASYFVRRNDTLGRAQGEQRVLRQLVYTDLLTGLPGRVRLGEHLRELAGRGGTFAALVVDVDAFKVVNDTLGHAAGDDLLRGVAQELQRLVPAGSGVYRLSGDEFVVLLPHADAPGAQWEAQRLLTHVPTRPSLQVGMDITLSIGLSVYPEDATEPEELLRHADSAMSAVKCAGRRQVRRYQPQQDAATERFQVLARDLSVALAREELSLHFQPVFRLSDLRPVKAEALLRWTHPQLGAVSPGEFIPVAERVGLIAPIGAWVLRAACLEALRWGDVTVSVNVSAVQLLQAEFPQVVQGALRDTGLSARRLELELTETAALYEDTRAAQTLEDLRALGVRLSIDDFGSGYSNLSRLRTLPITGVKLDRSCIQGLPDGPGGPFARALLEAVLGLTRHLPLDLTAEGIENAAQLTALRDLGCPLGQGHGLSRPLTATDFRALLHTLPPAGGQAGAAAS; encoded by the coding sequence ATGGGGGAGGGAAGCGCCGCACAACGTGATCTGATCGCCGTCTGGCGGCGGATGCTGCTGCTGGGCCTGCCGGCCGTGCAGGCGTCGGTGGTGCTGGCCGCGCTGCTGGGCCGCGGTGACACCTGGGACCGGCTGGTGGACCCGGCGCTGTACCTGGTCCTGAGCGGGGTGCTGGTCGCGGCGTGGCTGGCGGTGCTGCGCGGGCGGGAAGTGCGCGCGGTGACGCTGCTGCTCACGGCGGGCGGTGGCGCCGTGCTGGGCGTGAAACTGCTGCTGCTGGCGCTGCTGCCCGTGCCGCGGCCGCTGCTGCCGGAACTGCTGGAGACGCTGGTGTGGCTGCCGGTGCTGATCACCTGGATGCTGCTCAGTGACCTGTCGCGGTCGGTGCGGCGCGCGCTGAATCTGACGGTCCTGAGTGTCGCGGCACTCAGCGCGCTGCTGCTGCTGCGTCCCGTGACGCAGGGCGCGGCGCTGGACATGGACGCGCTGCGGGCGCTGCTGCAGATCAACCTGGCGGCGGCGGTGTGCCTGTACGGCGCGTCGTACTTCGTGCGGCGCAACGACACGCTGGGCCGGGCGCAGGGCGAGCAGCGGGTGCTGCGGCAGCTGGTGTACACGGACCTCCTGACGGGCCTGCCGGGGCGGGTGCGGCTGGGCGAGCACCTGCGGGAACTGGCGGGGCGCGGGGGGACGTTCGCGGCGCTGGTCGTGGACGTCGACGCGTTCAAGGTCGTGAACGACACGCTGGGTCACGCGGCCGGGGATGACCTGCTGCGCGGCGTGGCGCAGGAACTGCAGCGGCTGGTCCCGGCGGGCAGCGGCGTGTACCGCCTGAGCGGGGACGAGTTCGTGGTGCTGCTCCCGCACGCGGACGCGCCCGGCGCGCAGTGGGAGGCGCAGCGGCTGCTGACGCACGTGCCCACGCGGCCCAGCCTGCAGGTGGGCATGGACATCACCCTGAGTATCGGCCTGAGCGTCTACCCCGAGGACGCCACCGAACCCGAGGAGCTGCTGCGGCACGCGGACAGCGCCATGTCCGCCGTGAAGTGCGCCGGGCGGCGGCAGGTGCGCCGCTACCAGCCGCAGCAGGACGCCGCGACCGAGCGGTTCCAGGTGCTCGCGCGGGACCTGAGCGTCGCGCTGGCCCGCGAGGAACTCAGCCTGCACTTCCAGCCGGTGTTCCGCCTGAGTGACCTGCGGCCCGTGAAGGCCGAGGCGCTGCTGCGCTGGACGCACCCGCAGCTGGGCGCCGTGTCGCCCGGGGAGTTCATTCCCGTCGCGGAGCGGGTGGGGCTCATCGCGCCGATCGGGGCGTGGGTGCTGCGCGCGGCGTGCCTGGAGGCGCTGCGCTGGGGGGACGTGACGGTCAGCGTGAATGTCAGCGCGGTGCAGCTGCTGCAGGCGGAGTTCCCGCAGGTGGTGCAGGGGGCGCTGCGTGACACGGGCCTGAGTGCGCGGCGGCTGGAACTCGAACTGACCGAGACGGCCGCCCTGTACGAGGACACCCGCGCGGCGCAGACCCTGGAGGACCTGCGGGCGCTGGGCGTGCGCCTGAGCATCGACGATTTCGGGTCCGGGTACTCGAACCTGTCGCGCCTGCGGACCCTGCCGATCACGGGCGTGAAACTGGACCGCTCGTGCATCCAGGGCCTGCCGGACGGGCCGGGCGGACCGTTCGCGCGGGCGCTGCTGGAGGCCGTGCTGGGCCTGACCCGTCACCTGCCGCTGGACCTGACCGCCGAGGGCATCGAGAACGCCGCGCAGCTCACGGCCCTGCGGGATCTGGGTTGCCCGCTCGGGCAGGGGCACGGCCTGTCGCGCCCGCTGACCGCGACGGACTTCCGGGCGCTGCTGCACACCCTTCCCCCCGCCGGTGGTCAGGCCGGCGCCGCGGCGTCCTGA
- a CDS encoding S9 family peptidase — protein MTQPTPGPESLLALVFPSDPQVSPDGTRAAFVLTRIEEDDPHKPDAAHAKPRYKSQIWLADAQGAHVLTRGEGRDGSPRWSPDGQTLAFTRKVGEGAQLHLLPLSGGEAQVVTRFRNGVSDLHWSPDGQYVAFMTTADDEDKRDERGEARVITRPRYRFNGRDWLPERAARLYRLHVPSGELREWHAPEVELGGVTWLPDSSGVLFIAATDELSGAHWQQEVWHLSLHGTPRQVTRWASAVNAVVPHPDGQRFVLVGRPAGQGNTEHTHLYLLPLTGDADPVRLDAGHDHPVGNGVGGDCHVGAMPDKPAWLDDRTLLFSSTVRGSCGLFTATLTTDGQSGTVQAHTHDPQGVIPAFTARGGGLALIRERADRFPEVILNGQPVTDLHANLPFPARTPVRVAFPTELGEGEGWIILPDGTDTVPAILSIHGGPHTDYGHAFTHEFQLYAARGQAVCYSNPRGSLGYGQAWVDAIHGRWGTVDASDLLTFFDACLDTHPRLDRTRTAVMGGSYGGFMTNWLTAHTTRFHAAITDRSICNLLSFGGTSDIGLRFWDDELGLNFHRRADTLKLWDMSPLQYVENVRTPTLIVHSVLDHRCPIEQAEQWYAALTLHGVPVRFVRFPGEDHELSRSGRPDRRLTRLTEYLNWLDRYLAPSTTPAETVTA, from the coding sequence ATGACGCAACCCACCCCCGGGCCCGAGAGCCTGCTGGCCCTGGTGTTCCCCTCCGACCCGCAGGTCAGCCCGGACGGCACGCGCGCCGCGTTCGTCCTGACCCGCATCGAGGAGGACGACCCCCACAAGCCCGACGCGGCCCACGCGAAGCCCCGCTACAAGTCGCAGATCTGGCTCGCGGACGCGCAGGGCGCCCACGTCCTGACGCGCGGCGAGGGCCGCGACGGCAGCCCCCGCTGGTCACCAGACGGGCAGACCCTGGCCTTCACCCGCAAGGTCGGCGAGGGCGCGCAGCTGCACCTGCTGCCCCTCTCGGGCGGCGAGGCGCAGGTCGTGACCCGCTTCCGGAACGGCGTCTCGGACCTCCACTGGAGCCCGGATGGGCAGTACGTGGCGTTCATGACGACCGCCGACGACGAGGACAAGCGTGACGAGCGCGGCGAGGCCCGCGTCATCACCAGGCCCCGCTACCGCTTCAACGGCCGCGACTGGCTGCCCGAACGCGCCGCGCGCCTGTACCGCCTGCACGTCCCCAGCGGCGAGCTGCGCGAGTGGCACGCGCCGGAGGTCGAACTGGGCGGCGTGACCTGGCTGCCCGACAGCAGCGGCGTGCTGTTCATCGCCGCGACCGACGAACTGAGCGGCGCGCACTGGCAGCAGGAGGTCTGGCACCTGTCTCTGCACGGCACGCCCCGGCAGGTCACCCGCTGGGCGTCCGCCGTGAACGCCGTCGTCCCCCACCCGGACGGTCAGCGGTTCGTGCTGGTGGGCCGCCCCGCCGGGCAGGGCAACACCGAGCACACCCACCTGTACCTCCTGCCCCTGACCGGGGACGCCGACCCGGTGCGGCTGGACGCCGGGCACGACCACCCGGTCGGGAACGGCGTGGGCGGCGACTGCCACGTGGGCGCCATGCCCGACAAACCCGCCTGGCTGGACGACCGCACCCTGCTGTTCAGCAGCACCGTGCGCGGCAGCTGCGGCCTGTTCACCGCCACCCTGACCACCGACGGACAGTCCGGCACCGTGCAGGCCCACACGCACGACCCGCAGGGCGTCATCCCGGCCTTCACGGCGCGCGGCGGTGGCCTCGCCCTGATCCGCGAACGGGCCGACCGATTCCCCGAGGTGATCCTGAACGGCCAGCCGGTCACGGACCTGCACGCGAACCTCCCCTTCCCGGCCCGCACGCCCGTCCGCGTGGCCTTCCCCACCGAACTCGGCGAGGGCGAAGGCTGGATCATCCTCCCCGACGGCACCGACACTGTCCCCGCGATCCTCAGCATCCACGGCGGCCCGCACACCGACTACGGGCACGCCTTCACGCACGAATTCCAGCTGTACGCCGCGCGCGGACAGGCCGTGTGCTACAGCAACCCACGCGGCAGCCTCGGCTACGGACAGGCCTGGGTGGACGCCATCCACGGCCGCTGGGGCACCGTCGACGCCAGCGACCTCCTGACCTTCTTCGACGCCTGCCTGGACACCCACCCCCGCCTGGACCGCACGCGCACCGCCGTCATGGGCGGCAGCTACGGGGGCTTCATGACCAACTGGCTCACCGCGCACACCACCCGCTTCCACGCCGCCATCACCGACCGCAGCATCTGCAACCTCCTGTCGTTCGGCGGCACCAGCGACATCGGCCTGCGCTTCTGGGACGACGAACTCGGCCTGAACTTCCACCGCCGCGCCGACACCCTGAAACTCTGGGACATGAGCCCCCTCCAGTACGTCGAGAACGTCAGGACCCCCACCCTGATCGTCCACTCGGTCCTCGACCACCGCTGCCCCATCGAACAGGCCGAACAGTGGTACGCCGCCCTCACCCTCCACGGCGTGCCGGTGCGCTTCGTGCGCTTCCCCGGCGAGGACCACGAACTGAGCCGCTCCGGCCGCCCGGACCGCCGCCTCACCCGCCTGACCGAATACCTGAACTGGCTCGACCGGTACCTCGCGCCCAGCACCACACCTGCCGAAACCGTCACCGCCTGA
- a CDS encoding beta strand repeat-containing protein: MTAPKHTPALILLTLTLAACGGGGGTPEPIGTPVTNLADSGAGSLRDTLAAAKSGDTLRLTGTGTLTLASPLSIDRDVTIIATGVTIDAAGKGRALDIAKGATVTMQGGTLKGGTGAVLPTSLTGQAVTVTYGGVLSNAGTLTLDGVTVTGGKANMGGGIYNMEGATLTLKGSTNVTGNEATLADPADGALRQGGGGGILNLGVLTISGGNVTANKSFNGGGGIRSEVGSRLTMTAGSVSNNACTAPLVEVTGGGYTGCTGGGIHARGTTTLSGGTIGGNTATYLGGGVVALATCKTSACDSFILPTFEMSGSTVVENNTLTGAQVNDGGGLWLHAMSNITGGTIRGNKAMYGGGLSVRHDLQFTGATIEGNTASAGGGGLMVAGDVTQATLLGGTIKGNTSKTGGGVAVSENSKLTVKGGTVTQNTATANGGGLRTWRGSIDVQGGTISSNKADFEGGAISTEERGNVTVSGGLIENNTAGTWGGGINVRTEAAGLTVTGGTVRGNTAGKDGGGISAGRTINLAGATIEGNKATGGGGGVFMGVWNATTPMTATFGSGLIIRNNAATTGGGIQFLSSNAANATLTLNATVTGNTATQWGGGMVGEAIIKMVGGSINGNRATGTGQNQGGVGGVQLYAGANMTVTGGTISDNEGRWAGGVQVSPPYGDKPAAQFMLAGATISGNRATEYNSGGINNGGTLTITSGSITGNTAKMNGGGVFNSRTSTFTQTGGSVTGNNPNNVFNEQ; encoded by the coding sequence ATGACCGCACCGAAACACACGCCCGCCCTGATCCTGCTGACCCTCACCCTCGCCGCCTGTGGTGGTGGGGGCGGGACGCCCGAACCCATCGGCACGCCCGTCACCAACCTCGCGGACAGCGGCGCCGGAAGCCTGCGGGACACGCTGGCCGCCGCGAAGAGTGGCGACACGCTGCGCCTGACCGGTACGGGAACGCTGACCCTCGCCAGCCCACTGAGCATCGACAGGGACGTGACGATCATCGCCACGGGCGTCACCATCGACGCTGCCGGAAAAGGCCGCGCGTTGGACATCGCCAAGGGCGCCACCGTCACCATGCAGGGCGGCACGCTCAAGGGTGGCACCGGGGCGGTGCTGCCCACCAGCCTGACCGGTCAGGCCGTCACCGTGACGTACGGCGGCGTCCTGAGCAACGCCGGAACCCTCACGCTGGACGGCGTGACCGTCACCGGCGGCAAGGCGAACATGGGCGGCGGCATCTACAACATGGAAGGTGCGACCCTCACCCTGAAAGGCAGCACGAACGTCACCGGGAACGAGGCCACCCTCGCCGACCCGGCCGACGGGGCTCTGCGGCAGGGGGGTGGCGGCGGCATCCTGAACCTGGGCGTCCTGACCATCTCCGGCGGAAACGTCACCGCGAACAAGTCCTTCAACGGAGGCGGCGGCATCCGCAGCGAGGTCGGCAGTCGCCTCACCATGACTGCGGGCAGCGTCTCGAACAACGCCTGCACCGCTCCGCTGGTCGAGGTGACTGGCGGAGGCTACACCGGTTGCACCGGCGGCGGCATCCACGCTCGCGGCACGACCACCCTGAGCGGCGGGACGATCGGCGGGAACACGGCCACGTACCTGGGCGGCGGCGTGGTTGCCCTGGCTACCTGCAAGACCAGCGCCTGCGACAGTTTCATCCTGCCCACCTTCGAGATGAGTGGCAGCACGGTTGTCGAGAACAACACCCTGACCGGCGCGCAGGTCAACGACGGCGGCGGCCTGTGGCTGCACGCCATGTCCAACATCACCGGCGGCACCATCCGGGGGAACAAGGCCATGTACGGCGGCGGCCTGTCCGTCCGGCACGACCTGCAATTCACCGGCGCGACCATCGAGGGAAACACCGCCAGCGCTGGCGGCGGCGGGCTCATGGTGGCGGGCGACGTCACCCAGGCCACCCTGCTCGGCGGCACCATCAAAGGCAACACCAGCAAGACCGGCGGCGGCGTGGCCGTCAGCGAGAACTCGAAACTCACCGTGAAAGGCGGCACCGTCACGCAGAACACCGCCACAGCCAACGGCGGGGGCCTGAGAACCTGGCGGGGCAGCATCGACGTGCAGGGCGGCACCATCAGCAGCAACAAAGCCGACTTCGAAGGCGGCGCGATCAGCACCGAGGAACGCGGGAACGTCACCGTCAGCGGCGGCCTGATCGAGAACAACACGGCAGGCACTTGGGGCGGCGGCATCAACGTCCGCACCGAAGCGGCAGGCCTGACCGTCACCGGCGGCACCGTGCGCGGCAACACCGCCGGGAAGGACGGCGGCGGCATCAGCGCCGGACGCACCATCAACCTCGCGGGCGCCACCATCGAAGGCAACAAAGCCACTGGCGGGGGCGGCGGCGTCTTCATGGGCGTCTGGAACGCCACCACCCCCATGACCGCCACGTTCGGCAGCGGCCTCATCATCCGGAACAATGCCGCCACGACCGGCGGCGGCATTCAGTTCCTCAGCTCGAACGCCGCCAACGCTACCCTCACCCTGAACGCGACCGTCACCGGAAACACCGCGACCCAGTGGGGCGGCGGGATGGTCGGCGAGGCCATTATCAAGATGGTGGGCGGCAGCATCAACGGCAACCGCGCCACCGGCACCGGGCAGAATCAGGGAGGTGTGGGCGGCGTGCAACTGTACGCCGGGGCGAACATGACCGTCACGGGCGGCACCATCAGCGACAACGAGGGCCGCTGGGCCGGGGGCGTGCAGGTCAGCCCCCCCTACGGCGACAAGCCCGCCGCGCAGTTCATGCTGGCCGGAGCCACCATCAGCGGCAACCGCGCCACGGAATACAACAGCGGCGGCATCAACAACGGCGGCACGCTGACCATCACCTCGGGCAGCATCACCGGGAACACCGCGAAGATGAACGGCGGCGGGGTATTCAACTCCCGCACCTCGACCTTCACGCAGACGGGTGGCAGCGTCACCGGGAACAACCCGAACAACGTGTTCAACGAACAGTAA